The following coding sequences lie in one Anguilla rostrata isolate EN2019 chromosome 8, ASM1855537v3, whole genome shotgun sequence genomic window:
- the dsela gene encoding dermatan-sulfate epimerase-like protein, whose product MAGECAGRSLVLLSFLAVGAAFSGVLNSSDKDVFNDDTEQVKLAEDGTAEPWKHIADNLHPNLYFDPVDVPLLRQRSTSTHGHLFKVIRVAVVTMLSNANLYLPPARHEDFASKWNEIYGNNLPPLALYCLICPEDGAARQFLLRYMDRMAEYPNWTVTSAPNDEVPAAHSLTGFATAYDFIYTSLDARRRVGYLKKIRSATEEIYEVSKHRGWGKQFLQNHQTTNILAILTGAIVAGEHNDPETMLWKQVCVNYMEKTMFLLNHIVDGSLDEGVAYGSYTAKSITQYVFLAQRHFNIDNTQNNWLRAHFWFYYATLLPGFQRTVGIADSNYNWFYGPESQLVFLDSFVLENGTGNWLAQQIRKHRPKDGPMGQSSAQRWTTLHTEYIWYNAHLTPQPPAGYGEAKMHVFSNWGVVTYGAGMPSGQGNTFVSFKSGKLGGRAVYDIVHAKPYSWVEGWSSFNPGHEHPDQNSFTFAPNGQVFVSEALYGPKYSYLNNVLVFGPSPTSQCNEPWEGQLGECAKWLRWADKEVGDTAGEVIAASSHQDAMFVSGESVGAYSSAMKLKSVYRALVLLNSQTLLVVDHVEKREDSPLNALSAFFHNLDIDFKYVPHRLADRFNGALMDVWDAHYKIFWVDNQGASPPGRIQEAEQAAEFKKRWTQFINVTFPMRGTVTRVAYVLHGPYVKVSDCKFVEESKNGLKLSVVINDTENIVSVATNYKDIGARLSYLGFGGHAKVENEHQVTRFGVGTQLVPKQSAADRSVFDFGFVVNLIAGATLCVAIGFLTLQRKFYACFSKLMRYTLISVLLLWIVELLFVSNSCNQLLCGVKWKGAADRGGGGAGTPRAPSDSRPFPLPTVVITTLPGFGAEILKHLFYNTSDFVYLRVPTEHLDVPETEYEFDSLADACEWSKADARGGRFRVIQGWFHSLIRNTRLHLQNIQLDEASRTRPGQGGDSSRRSKRKRSRRKEPLAEPRGPGKGSLERDAEYIRELRRHVGRYQSACVVLSLSSGSWPLKLPFVQEVVGPSLRAINVVRDPRAWIYLMLYNGKPSLYSLKNIPQHLALIFQEDGSRVGCAGFAPEFRALRQMLARADTDPVPLLSHLWLAHTAATLRVSGDLSEGTYLQVRFEDVVHFPEETARRIHSHLGVPVTPTALNQLMFTTSTNLYSLMYEGDVSPASINVWKQNMPYSDIKLIEDTCWSVMKRLGYSRFTS is encoded by the coding sequence ATGGCTGGAGAGTGCGCTGGGCGGTCTCTGGTTTTATTATCATTCTTGGCAGTGGGGGCTGCGTTCTCCGGTGTCCTTAATTCTTCAGACAAAGATGTTTTCAACGACGACACCGAGCAGGTCAAGCTCGCGGAGGACGGCACCGCCGAACCGTGGAAGCACATAGCGGACAACCTTCACCCAAACCTCTATTTTGACCCGGTGGATGTACCGTTACTCAGGCAGAGGTCCACCAGCACCCACGGCCACCTCTTCAAAGTGATCCGCGTGGCCGTCGTGACCATGCTGTCCAACGCCAACCTGTACCTGCCGCCAGCGAGGCACGAGGATTTCGCCAGCAAGTGGAACGAGATCTACGGCAACAACCTCCCGCCGCTCGCCCTGTACTGCCTGATCTGTCCAGAGGACGGCGCCGCTCGCCAGTTCCTGCTGAGGTACATGGACCGGATGGCTGAGTACCCCAACTGGACGGTGACCAGCGCCCCCAACGACGAAGTACCCGCGGCGCACTCCCTCACCGGGTTCGCCACGGCCTACGATTTCATCTACACCTCCTTGGACGCGCGGAGGCGGGTCGGTTACCTCAAGAAAATCCGCTCCGCCACCGAGGAGATCTACGAGGTGTCGAAGCACAGAGGGTGGGGCAAGCAGTTTCTACAGAACCACCAGACCACCAACATCCTGGCCATTCTGACCGGCGCCATCGTGGCGGGGGAGCACAACGACCCCGAGACGATGCTGTGGAAGCAGGTGTGCGTGAACTACATGGAGAAGACGATGTTTCTCCTGAATCACATCGTGGACGGGTCCCTGGACGAGGGCGTGGCCTACGGGAGCTACACGGCCAAGTCCATCACGCAGTACGTGTTCCTGGCGCAGCGCCACTTCAACATCGACAACACGCAGAACAACTGGCTCCGGGCCCACTTCTGGTTCTACTACGCCACCCTGCTGCCCGGCTTCCAGAGGACGGTGGGCATCGCCGACTCCAACTACAACTGGTTCTACGGGCCCGAGAGCCAGCTGGTGTTCCTGGACTCTTTCGTGCTGGAAAACGGCACGGGCAACTGGCTCGCCCAGCAGATCCGGAAGCACCGACCCAAAGACGGCCCCATGGGTCAGTCCTCCGCCCAGCGCTGGACGACGCTGCACACGGAGTACATCTGGTACAACGCTCACCTGACGCCGCAGCCGCCCGCCGGGTACGGCGAAGCGAAGATGCACGTCTTCTCCAACTGGGGTGTGGTGACGTACGGGGCGGGCATGCCCAGCGGCCAGGGCAACACCTTTGTCTCCTTCAAGTCCGGGAAGTTGGGCGGACGGGCGGTGTACGACATCGTCCACGCCAAGCCGTACTCGTGGGTGGAGGGCTGGAGCAGCTTCAACCCGGGTCACGAGCACCCGGATCAGAACTCGTTCACCTTCGCCCCCAACGGGCAGGTCTTCGTGTCCGAAGCGCTCTACGGGCCCAAGTACAGCTACCTGAACAACGTGCTGGTGttcggcccctcccccaccagccAGTGCAACGAGCCGTGGGAGGGGCAGCTGGGAGAGTGCGCCAAGTGGCTGCGGTGGGCGGACAAGGAAGTGGGGGACACCGCCGGCGAGGTCATCGCTGCCTCCTCCCACCAGGACGCCATGTTCGTGAGCGGCGAGTCGGTGGGGGCGTACTCCTCGGCCATGAAGCTGAAGAGCGTCTACCGGGCGCTGGTGCTCCTCAACTCCCAGACGCTGCTGGTGGTGGACCACGTGGAGAAGCGGGAGGACTCGCCGCTGAACGCGCTCAGCGCCTTCTTCCACAACCTGGACATCGACTTCAAGTACGTCCCGCACAGGCTCGCGGACCGGTTCAACGGGGCTCTAATGGACGTGTGGGACGCCCACTACAAAATATTTTGGGTCGACAATCAGGGCGCCAGCCCGCCGGGCAGGATACAGGAGGCGGAGCAGGCGGCGGAGTTCAAGAAACGGTGGACGCAGTTCATCAACGTCACCTTTCCCATGAGGGGCACGGTCACCCGGGTGGCCTACGTGCTGCACGGCCCTTACGTGAAAGTGAGCGACTGCAAGTTTGTCGAGGAGAGTAAAAACGGCCTGAAGCTGTCCGTGGTCATCAACGACACCGAGAACATCGTGTCCGTCGCGACGAACTACAAAGACATCGGCGCCCGATTGAGCTACCTGGGCTTCGGGGGGCACGCCAAGGTGGAGAACGAGCATCAGGTCACACGTTTCGGTGTGGGAACTCAGCTCGTCCCGAAACAGAGCGCGGCGGACCGCAGCGTGTTCGACTTCGGATTCGTAGTCAATTTGATAGCCGGGGCGACACTGTGCGTCGCCATCGGATTTTTGACCCTGCAACGGAAGTTCTACGCGTGCTTCAGCAAGCTCATGCGGTACACCCTGATCTCGGTCCTCCTGCTGTGGATCGTTGAGCTTTTGTTCGTCTCCAACAGCTGCAATCAGCTCCTCTGCGGAGTGAAGTGGAAGGGCGCCGCcgaccgcggcggcggcggcgccggtACGCCGCGCGCGCCCTCGGACTCGCGCCCGTTCCCCCTCCCGACCGTCGTCATAACAACCCTGCCCGGGTTCGGTGCGGAGATCCTCAAGCACCTGTTCTACAACACCTCCGATTTCGTTTACCTCCGGGTGCCCACCGAGCACCTGGACGTCCCGGAGACGGAGTACGAGTTCGACTCCCTGGCGGACGCCTGCGAGTGGTCGAAAGCGGACGCCCGGGGCGGCCGTTTCCGAGTCATCCAGGGCTGGTTCCACTCCCTGATTCGCAACACCAGGCTGCACCTGCAGAACATACAGCTGGACGAGGCCAGCCGGACCCGGCCGGGCCAGGGGGGTGACTCCTCCCGGCGcagcaagaggaagaggagcaggaggaaggagCCGCTGGCCGAGCCGCGGGGCCCCGGGAAGGGGAGCCTGGAGAGGGACGCGGAGTACATCAGGGAACTGCGGCGGCACGTCGGCCGGTACCAGAGCGCCTGCGTGGTCCTGAGTCTGAGCAGCGGGAGCTGGCCCCTCAAGCTCCCCTTCGTCCAGGAGGTCGTCGGCCCTTCCTTGCGCGCCATCAACGTGGTCCGGGACCCGCGGGCCTGGATCTACCTGATGCTGTACAACGGCAAGCCCAGCCTCTACTCCCTCAAGAACATCCCGCAGCACCTGGCCCTGATCTTCCAGGAGGACGGCAGCCGGGTCGGGTGCGCGGGGTTCGCGCCCGAGTTCCGGGCCCTGCGGCAGATGCTGGCCCGCGCGGACACCGACCCGGTCCCGCTGCTCTCCCACCTGTGGCTGGCGCACACGGCCGCCACGCTGAGGGTCAGCGGGGACCTGTCGGAGGGCACCTACCTCCAGGTGAGGTTCGAGGACGTGGTGCACTTCCCGGAGGAGACCGCCCGGCGGATACACTCCCACCTGGGCGTGCCGGTCACGCCGACGGCCCTCAACCAGCTCATGTTCACCACGTCCACGAACCTGTACAGCCTCATGTACGAGGGGGACGTGTCACCGGCCAGCATCAACGTGTGGAAGCAAAACATGCCCTACAGTGACATCAAACTAATAGAGGACACGTGCTGGTCTGTAATGAAGAGGTTAGGATATTCAAGGTTTACAAGTTAA